The DNA sequence GTCAAGTCTCACTGCCTTCCTTGAATGTTTAGCCTGCTGCTACTTGTttctcaaatattttttttaattcttttttttcaggagaGAAAATGGTTGAATGGGGTTTCATGGATGCTCAAGTATTCTGTGACTGTGGTGGGTGCCTTAAAAACCTCAAAAAACTTTTAGtattttttcttggaaattttATATCGTTTGCAGCATCCTTGAATGAAGTGTAGAACGTATTATTGAGTAACGTTTATTGTGGGTTTTTTTGGAGAGTAAGTTTAttcctttttcaattttcatttgtatttcCGTACCAGCTGCTGCATTCCTCTTGGAGCATCCATCACTAGAAGGAGAAACTCCGCCAGCAAAGAAAAGACGAAGTGTGAGTTGCTTTAGGAATACTTTTGATTGTTTAACTTTTCTAGGGAAGGGGACGTCAGAAGCGGTGTAAAGTTGTTTCTGTTGTCGAAATAAGCCAGATGTGGTTAGTTAGACTGGTTGGTTTGCAGTTAAAAATGGGCAGAAAATGAGTGATGCAAAATGGAAAGGTCAGGAAAATTGGTTAGGTTGACTTGTATATTGGCTGAAAGAGctgtcattttccttttttcaagggGAGAGAGGGGGAAGGGGTTTTGATTGATTGAACCGAACCCTACCAATTTTATAGCATTGTTCAAGTGAAGTAGTTGAGATTCAATGAGATTTCATTCTATCTGTGGTATCTTTTTGTCGTTGTTATACAAGACGCGTATTAAAAGAAATGCTACATGAAACTGTTTGGCCAAGTTCGCACCGAGGGAAAATGTGACtctgaagttgaagttgaagttgactCTTGCTTATCAGAAAAAAGACGACTGCCCGGAGAGAAGAAGAATTGCTAAGTACTCCTTAAACTGTGTGCGCTGTTTTTTCTTCCCAGGAATCAATTCTAGATGCTTCCGAAGATTCACAGCTTCGTGCAGCAATCGCGGCGTCGTTAGCTTGTACTACGTCTAAAAAAGAAACTGAGTCGagcagtgatgatgatgacgatgattatGAAGATCTGGAATTTAGTGGATCGGATTCTGACTTATCGCCGCAAAAGAAAGTCGCCAAAACAAGCGTGACCTCGAATgttaaaaaagaagtaaaaagagGAATAAATTTTGATGAGGCTTCTGAGAAGGAAGCTAGtgacaaagaaatcaaatcACCACAAACTGAACTTTTGAACAGTAATACAAAGGATGAAATTAGTAAAGAAGATTCGCCAAAGATAAGTAACAACACGGCAGAAAGAAATGAGGTACAAGTTGGGGAAGATGATTCTAAAAAGGAGGATAAATCTGATTCAGACAACCAAAGAACGCAACAACAGGCTGGTGAGTAAATTCTCCATTCCTGAGCCAGTTTCACTTGTGTCATTTATTATCGGAACGTTTTGGAGCGCACACTTTGTACTCGTTTCCTCAGCAGCCTCGTTAAGCGGAAAAGAAAACACGCAGAATCACCTAACAGCCGCGTCCctcgaaaaaagaaagaagcacAGTCACATAATGCAATTCAACGCAACACCGAAACAGACTCACACGCAACCTTCAAATAGCCGATGATAAAATCCCTCTTTGTAAAACGCGCAATTACGTCTCGTTTCGGGGCGCGAAGTTATTTTTCACTCTCAAATGTTCATCTAAATGGTCCGTGATATTTAGAAATTTCTGAAAACGTCTTGCATCGTATAACGCACTGACCACGTGTCTAATGCACATCCACCGCAAAACTCGCTTTTGAAAATCGGCTTTTATACTAGCGCCATAGAGTTCAGTGATTTGACGCTGTAACGTGCGCACTTTGTTTCCTGGCAGGACCCATGTGCAGTATTATGGTTCGGTTTCCTAATGGATCCCGGACTCATATCTCGCTTAGCGCTGAAGCGTCTTTAAAGGTAAGTACAGTCAGTAAGCTAGCGGCGGCCACATCTCGTGCGCGCTTTCCAAAACTTTTACAGAACATAGGAAAACTGAACACCTCGTCCTCGGAAGGACTAAAAATGTCTTTGGATACATAGCAAAAGTTTACAAATATTGGGGAACAAATCTTTCGACTGctataaaggaaaaatattaacatcTCTTGTTGCGTTTGTCATGTTGGTTAGGTACCCGGTCCATCATCTTCGATCAAAAACGTTTGAAAAGAAAGATTTTATTTAGCTTTGACGAAATCTTCCCGCCAAACAACAGAACACAGTACAACCCATTTGCAAGGccttttaaatttagttttgttttgttatttacagttaagtttcctttgttttttcattcatCTTCCATCTGAGGCATTCACTTCGCTCATttctaatttattattgttttctagGATCTTGTTTTAATGGTACAAAAGGAAGGTTATCCTAATGAACGATATGAACTTGTCACGAACTTTCCAAGAAGAAAATTAACTTCCTTGGACTTTGCGACGACCCTTAAGTCTGCGGGACTGTTCCCTCAAGAAACTGTCTTTGTTCAAGAGAGATAACGAAACTGAAAGACAGGTTCTAACGTGAATGCGATAGACAACATTATCTAAGATCACGCTCGACCTATGTATGGCGACGGCAGTCCGAAGTTGTACGAATCCTGCCGAAGATTTAACCAACGACACTCTCAAGCGCAACAAGTCGGAAAATTTCTATGGTATTTTCGTCACATTAAAAGTTTTGTTTCGTTAAGACATAAATAAGAGAGATTTAATAAAGCTATCAAGTTAGTTTGTTATCTGGTCAAGATTGACCAGTTTTGATTTTATAGTGAAAGCACTCATCCCCACCTCCCCACCCCCGTGAGATCACACTGTAATGACACCAACTTTTGAAGGACACGAGaaagttttattattaccaAGATTAGCTAAGACGACGGATAGGGCACTAAAAACGTCACTTATGACACGAATTAGCGCTTTTCTACACTTCGCCACGATCAATCCAAATCACACGAAGAAATACCACCttcgaaaatgatttttatgcTTTGAAGTTTTATTTCACACAACGAAACTACATCTTAAGATAAGTTAAACAGTCTCAGAAACTTAACAATTATATGTTTGATACCGGGGAAATTGCGCTGTGATCACTTTACCCATGAATGGTTTATCTTGTTGAATAAATATTGACTGAGATGTCTTCTTCTCAAAGTACCAACAAATTTTCTCCATCTTGCCCCTGATGTGTCAGGGTAGCCGCCCCACTCTGGTTTTCTTGGTCTTGCTTTAACATACAGTTTCTCTTGCACTCTAACAATTTTGCAAGATCCTGGAGTGAAAGAGTAAGACATTATTTTAGAACAGTTTAGGTGACTGCTACAGAGCTGAAACCCCTCACTACcgccaagagagaatgagctagatcCAAGTTCTCTCTTGCTACCGCAtaacaactcaacctcatcgCAGTACCCATACATACATTGTATGCTTTTCCCAGCGCATACACACATAATACATACAAATTAGATCATGCTACATACATATTGCACACGTACTACATACATTTTACCTACAAATTACATACATGCTACATACATATTGCATACGTACTACACACATTTTACATACAAATTACATACATGCTACATAACTATTGCATAGGTACTACATACATCTTACATACAAATTACATACATGTTACATACATACTGCATACATACTACACGTACATACATTTTACATACAAATTATACGTTAACTATCTACACGCATActtcatatacatgtatatgccACCATTACCCCTAGTAATACTACTACTACATTAATAATACACTAACGCTTCCATGTTTTGATAATCAAAACGGTTCCATTGTTGAACTAAGATTTTGACCGGGTTTTTACTTACGCTCCACATCTTCATTTGTTTCATGTTAGGTGCTTGGTTTTCTCGTACAGCTTTTTGTCTATCGCGCAGACTCTGAAGGAatcaaaaagtaaaacttaAGGGCCTGAATAGTGTAACGAGGTTTAGTGATGCTTTGTTGTCTTTCATACCTTTCccaaattttcttgttcttgaATCTTTTTAGTAAACTGCTCCCTAGACAAAGAAACCACAGTGTCACAGGAAAGGTTATAATTTTCACGTGGGTTCTTTAATCCCATCAACTGCCTGACCTTGTAATCCTGTGATCCCGACGGTTAATTTCGGCATCCTGCAACCCAAGCATTCTTTCCCAAATCCCGGTCTTCGAATAACGCAAATCCTGCATCCCTAAAAACCTATTGCGATACTCGGTTAAGTCCTTGAAATCAAACTAAAGTGCTAAAACGCAgtacaccttttttttttcaaacgagGGGGCAAGCTTGACAATGGCTGCTCAACGTTAGTCGTGTTCAGTTTCAGTAAATGCAAAGGGGAGGGAGGTATTTGTTTAAGATATTAACAGTCATGCATCCGAGTACCTGAAGGACTTTTTACGATCTGTAGTATCCGCGGAACGGTAAGCCTTCAGTTCATCGTCAATTCGCTTCTGTTGTACTTCAAGTACCTGAAtgatcgcgaaaataaaaatgaattaacATAACAGTATACAGTTCAGATGAACTCGGGCTAATGCAATTTTATCAAATGAGTCAAACAATATCAAAAACGTCTCAAACGAGCGGGTTTGTCTTACCTTTAACATGCAGTGTAAATAATGATAGCGGCCTTCTTCATGGGTTATTTCTTCACGAAGTACACGTACTTCCTAAAACAAAAACTCCGAATGTTATTAAGCAAAATAATCCTTTCAATAAAAGTCAAATGATGAGAGGTGTGATTTGAGTTGTTCTATCGTTCTTATCTTGAAATATTTTACTGCTGCACATAGGTTTGTACCAGCTGTTTCTTTTATACTCAGCTAATCTATTTATTTGCTGTATAAATATAgcaattattgttattattattattattattattattattattattattatcatcatcatcatcattatttacTTCTGAATTTGTGGACGAAAACCTAGAGTGTGATCATTCCAATGAGAGTTACTGAATTTTTACATTTAAAGAAATTTAAGCAAAGTTTTCGTACCTGTTCTAATTTTGACATGTTGCTCTCCAGTCCTGCAGCTAAATTCTCGTACGCTGCTTTCTTTTCTTCGTATTCTCCAGTCATTTCCTTTTAGAAATTACAAGAGTTGATTGTAACAAAGAGATTAATggcaaatattaaaaaaaagaacaaattagaATGCAACGATATGTAACATGAACATCGGACATCAAAGGGAAACGAAAGAAGAAAAGTGAGAACTGGGTACCTGGCATTTTTGTCTCATAGGCCTCAGTTCCTTGATGATTGGAGCCAAAGAGCTCTTCTTATCGGCAATTGTGGCATTTAACTGTCGAACCTGAAAAAATAATGACCAGTTACTATTTAGTAATGATAAAAAACAACACCTAAACCTGCCCTATATTATTTACAGTTGTGGCATTTGCCAAAAATGCTACCGTGGAACCCCTCCCTATCAATGAGAAAAAACCTGTGTGTTTGTATTCTTTAGTCCATTCCCCCGCGTATGAAGCAATTGTACATAAGAAACCATCCATCCCCTCCCTACCAGTTCAGAGATATCCTCTAGTGTTTTTCCCTTCTGTTCATCTAGTTCACTTTTCTTGGTAGACACATTTTCCAGTTGTTCTTGTGTCTCATGGAAACCTGACACGCCCTTTTTGGCCTCCAGGTTCGCCTATAAAGGAACAATACAGAGCACCATGTGAGTAGGGACTTCATACTTAACAACAGATTGTCGGCATTGATGAAATCGTGAGCGTTTATGGCagcaatgaaatgaaattattcATCCTTATCAAAAAATTAGACCTCTCTTAAAAGTTAAATTTTGCAGTAAAAAGGTTAAATCATTACCATCTGTTGCTGGAATGTGTCGTCCTTCGCTTTAAGGATTTCTTCTGTCCTGGCAAGAACACCATACTCAGCACGAAGCTCTGCCaactaaaaatagaaaagacaaatagaactttaaaaatatgtGCAAAGGGGAACATTCCAGTTAAAAACGCGCCTTGCTAGCAGAGCGTTTCTTTTGCTTCCTCAAATTTGGCGCGCCTACCTCTatcaagaaaaagacaaaaggagGCTACGCTCGCAGCACAGGTGtcccaaactcacgttacgaggaaAAGGTGACGCGTGACCTTTGTCCTGGACGCGCCGTAAAACGACAAGGAGACACCAAAACATCGCAGCTACGCCTTTTCTATTCATTTCATTGAAGGAGATTTGACGTTATTTAGCGTTTGCAgatctcagtattttatttctcatacaaagtctcttatttcAACGGTCGCTGTAaagcgacaccggcgcgtccaGCACAAAGGTCACGCAACTAAAGACGCGACTTATGAAAATGAAATCTCGGATAAGTATATCTCCATACAAATTTATAGATGCTTTAGACAAGCTGAAAATAATTATACCCCCCTTGGTTTATAGCAAGTTGAGCTACCTACCtcttgtcgtttctttttataCACAGTACTTTTTCCTCTCAGCTTATTCACGTACCTCTTGAACTGCAATTGAGAAGAGACCATAATAGTATTTGTGAAAGGTTGTAGTGCAAAATATAAAggttaatagagacctttaatAGATTGGAGAACGAGAAGGACTACGGgtacgagatttgatttaaGTTTTTTCGCATATTGTCAAAAAGTAGACACCCCGGAatgcttcattgtactttttatCACCAGAAAAATTAGCACTGTTATCGTTATTGAAGGAAGTTAAGACCTCCCCCGattgcaaaatgctaaaacttgttcccgccactcgctaaaactcgtagtagaatgccgacagctaccacgttttcccgccaaaatgacgccgGTTCACGCGCGAGCGCTTTTcactattgagaaaatcttgtactcgtcgttctcgtcttagaatccaagggcgcgatccattgaaccaaaatttccagaaatttcggtccaaaactcaatggatcggttcgggccaaccggaaaagtttcgaaaaaacaggtccaccttttgaggtggtcctcttttcccggtcggaccggtctgaatgttggttgaatggatcgcgccccaaAGCTCTCTAATATCTAGAGATTGCTTCTGCTATTTAAAAACATACCTCGTCCCCTTTTAACACCTCGGATCCTTCACTTTCCTTAAGCAGTTCCTTCTTTTTCCGGTAGTCAGCCTCCGCACTGGAAACCTTGAAGTTAAACACAAACAAATAGTTTAAACTTCTGTAAAAAATAAGAACTACGGTTATTGCAACGCGAAATTAAAAATACGAAACAAAACAGTACGACGTTTTATGGTCCTGATAGAGGTCAAAAAACCACACGACAGCGAATTCTTCGTTCTCTTTTAGAACCTTGCTATACCACTAAAAATTACAACCCCAGGGGAATTCGCCTACGCTATATTTGACAAATAGAGTGGCGTAATCTCAGCAAAGTTTCACTTTGAAAGTACATGTAACGTTTTCCCTCCCGTCGCCGTTGTTGTTGCTTATGGTCCCTACCAAAAGAAGTTTATGCTCCCACAAAATTCAACCTTCCCTCAGCCCCCAACCCCTGAAAAAGGATAGTTAGCTTCATactctcttttaaaaattttcgcCAAAGAGCTCTCCCCATCCTGAACGAATTTCAATGACGTTTCACAGAACGATTGTACAACTTAACATCACCACCCCTACCCTCTTACCCATCTCCGTCTTGAGGCGTCTTGTGGCGTGAAATTAACAAGCCCAAAAATCCTCGATCAATCATAGcatttacaaaataaatcacttttatttcatgaaataACGGTCAGTTACCTCATCCATCGCCTCTTGAAGTTTCTCTGCAGCGGCTTCTTTCTTGCGCGCTATTATTGAAGCCTTTGGAATATGAGAAATATAAAGACAATGTGATGAAAACACGAACACAACTGCTCAAAAGATGGAAGGTCCTTCCCTCTAAGGATGGATTTTTGATTCATGAAAGACTGAACGTTTACATTCTTTCGGTAACATGTAAAAATGATTACTTAGTCTTTTTATTCGTCAGTGGTTTTAGGATATGCCTGCCAAAGTAGTGTACAGTTGTTTATTTGAACTTAAGCCACAACTGTCTTCACTATTTTGCTCTTCATTCCAAATAATTTCGAAAATACTCTTAAGCCTTTATAGTGCCagtagtgaccaacatcaattttctcctgacgatatccatagattgtcaagagataaggttatgagaattaataaaatgatcatctgagaaaaatgctttgatcttttctcaaattctctcaactaattctttaaggaaatgtatagagatcagtttgaagaatttgtatgtggatattgcgGTTTAATGGGTTAACCTGCCATCTACCTCGGTAATCTCTGATGCCTTTGACGTCTTAATTGACTCAAAACTTCACTACTATCACTTTCTATTGAATTGAATATTCTTTTCACTCTTAGAAATTAACTTAACTTATGTATTAATATGTAACAAAGGTAAAAAAGTCACTTACTTGTTGTCTGAAAAGGGACAGCTTGTCATCAATGGGGTCATTCCTCACCATCCTTTTTTCAATCAGTGAGTTGATCTCTGCAGACAGCTGCTTGATCTGCAATTTAAACAAATAGCAATTAACGTTCCTTGATTACAATTTCTACGAGATTGCTGTCTTTTCAACACATTTTTCTGTCTTATTCTTTCAGTTTTTGGGCCAACCAAATTTAAAGTCTCCAAAGCCATGAACCCTAAGTTATATACAGTTAATTCAGGATCTAACTTTAtggttaaattattttaatatgtGCTTTAGCCAAGGGTTGCCCTGTTCTCCTATACCTTAAATTTGCCTTTAATAACACAAGAAAAACTCAGATGCTAGCTGCAAGCTGAGGTAGGAGTTTTGCAACCTCTTCCCTTAGTTTCTATGCTAATAAATCTTAGGGTAACACCATAGTTATGTGGAGTGTTTTTTTAGTTACAAAAGAAATCTTAACTTTGACTGTATTGGTAAAATGTGGTTTGCCCAAAAAGAATTTTATCTTTGCAATAAAAGTATCTGTGTCTTACTCGTTTGTTGAGTTCATCAATGTCATTCTGTCCCATGGCTGGTTCATCTGCAACCTTCTGCAAATCTTTTGCATACTTCTTTTTGCCTTCCAGCTCCTTTAAATTCAAACAACAAATGAATGAGCACTATAGTCAAAGCATTTTCAACCTGACTTGTTTTAATAGAGACCGAAATGTTGACACTTACAGACCTGAAAACCTAACACACTTAATTAACAAGTTTGTAGACTGCATATGCAGACATATTTCAGGTCATTGCTTTAGAGAATCGACAACTGGAAATATGTCTGCCTTTGCAGGCTAACAATTTAGTCACTCCACTAAAAAATGTATCTCAGCCCCAAGACCTGCAGAAGACAACCCTATTTCGTCTTCCTATCCAAATGAACTTAATAAACTAGTTATAGCTATCATTAAGTGCCAACGATTTTACCTAAACGTGcactgttcaatttgtttagaaatgtcatgaattacTGTAATTTATGAGAACACAGGCTGCAGGGTAGTCATGTGTCCATCAAAGCTCGTGATTCTCTGTTCCGTATAACGTGTTCactcgaaaacaatgcattctctgttTTGCACTATGTCATAAAAGTTACGTCATACTACCTTATGTTACATCGCTTTAAGATTCATTCTGCCATGGAACTCTCGCACATGGCTTTATTATGCTGCCGCCTTGCAGCCTTGCATCTTCGCAAGGCTTGCTTGTTACCAACTACTCTTTTTAGTGTAGGTAGAAGCTGAAATAGCGTACCTTTGGCAGTTTTTCTTGACAAAGATACATgttaaccttgttttcttcttccAGCCTCTTTATAAGGTCTGTAAATAAAAAACATCTAAAATGTCTCTTCATCTGTCATCAAGTTAGTTAActtcatgaaaaaaattcaacatcaaatttttctttgatgcAAAGTAGAGTACATTTTGTCCAAACAAGAAGAAATTGCCATTTggcaaattttttaaaaaatcagggGAAATTAATTCATTCACTTGTTATTGGCTAACAATAACATAACAGCCCAGAATTTGAATTAACACCTGGCTAAAGAAATTTCTACAGGATTGAAATACTGAGGCTCAGATCTTGGAACAGGAAACTGTGAACACTTCAGGTCATATCATATTTAATATAAAGTTATGGCatctctctctaagatggatgCCTTGGGAAGCGACATTAAGTGTCCGTGTAAGAGTGATGTCCATTGGGGAGTAAACAGAGGCGGGAACacctctaggtgtctgttttaccaAGGTGTCCGTCTTTAACAGGTatccattaagagagagtcaactgtacCTGCTCCAGTTGTGCCAACGCCCTGTGCTCTCAGATCCTTTAATTGTTGCTGCATGCGCTGATAACGCTGTTCTGAATGGACAAACTATAATCAAAGAACAATGAAATCCGTTAACCAGAAAGCTTTTACCTGGAAAGTAAGGAAAATTCCCAAGCTGTCACAGTTCAAAATGAATGATATTTTTGGAAGTACTAACCTGGTTTTTCTGTTCCAGTTTTTGCTGAGCAAGAGCGTGTTCTTTCTCCCTTTCAACCCGCAAAGTCCGAGCTGCTTGTAACATCTTTTCGTAGTTCCTCACATTTTCaacctaaaaaagttttaacAAAACATAAAGTCATAATGAAGTCCTTACATTTCAAATCTTTGCAAAGATGCCTTAGTGTTTTACCATGATTTAAACTGTGCCACACCTTTTTCTGCATCCTGTCAATTCTCTTATGAAGTTGCTCCTTTTCATCCTCCATATTCACTATATCCTgcgcaaaattttaaaaaatacataaattaattttaaagttCAAAGTATGACAAAATAAAAGTGTAATGATTTCAAGAGGGGTTGAAACTTACAGGTGCATCATCAGAAGTGAACTTAAACCCGATATCTTTGGATTAAATTCTGGTACCAGAGCAATTTCCTCAACCAATCTTTTGCAATATGCACAAAATTAGAATAACAGGTGTTAAAATGATCTTCTAacctttttcatttctcctgttGATAATCCAGATGTCCTTAGTTGTTCCACTGTCTTGTGCAGCTCTTTAAATTGTTCCATCATTTCTAAATACTAATTAGAAATAATCAAACACATTATCAATACATGTACAAGTGACTTAAACCCCAGGAAACATAATAACCTTGGCAAAAATTCATATTTCAACATGTGTGAGGATAACCATCTATCACCTCAAATTCACAGGGTCAGCTAGTTGGGACTACAAAGTTATCTTTCACCCAGGAAAAAGTCATCTGCAGGACCAGCTGCCCTGGGTCTCTAAGAATGGATAAATTGCTCTTTACTTGAGTGTGAaagtatttagcacgaaagtactaattagGGGCACTATTTTTACATCTCCCACTCGAGACCGGACTGCCATTTTATGTGGTCACCCGAGTCGGTCTAGCTGCTTGCAGTTCAAAGGAAGTACCCtaatttctcagttattttaagatccTGAGTATTGTTCCGGCCCAGGAAATCAAACTCGTGACCTTCCGCTCTGCAATCAAGtactctaccgactgagctaacccTGCCACGGTTAATCTATTAATGGTTATAATTACATTTTCATGAAGCTCATAAAGTTCCTGATCAGCCAGCTGGTCTGGAGGCACATCAAGCTTAACAAGGTATCTTGCCAGGTAAGctcttttctttaattctgcCAGGTTTTCAAACAGCCATTGTAAAATGGGATACACAACCAGCTTGTCTCCTTGGATGAGCCCATTACGGAAGGCACTCCTATaaagaatgaagaaaaaaagagagaaatatattttgtttcacAGAATGGTCCAGAGAGTTAAGAGGAATAGAATTAATTGAGTCCTTACAGTCAAACTGGGAAAAcagtgaacaccagaaatatttctggaatgttattgtgttgtaAGAATAGAGCCAATTGGGTGTGAGAAACTAAACCCCAAGCAAGAACATTGATATGTTTGTGGCTAGATCACCTGTCTTGATCTTTGTTGTGACTGGTCGTAACACAGTAAACACTCCTGAAAAATTTCAAGTGTTCGTAGTTTTACTGGTTTGACTGTTATGGATAACAAGATAGATATTACTTACAGACTCCCTGCTTCTGTTTTTGGCTTGAATTTAAGAATTCTCAAGAATGTAAACATTCTCTTTGCCATTTGTTCAGGGTCTTCATCACGAAGATCTATTTTGTGCTgcaaataaaatatgaaaataataatattaaaattacaTTGACCACCAAATTTCTAGTGTCTGTTACTGGTATGGTGTCAAATGGGAAGTATGTTACGCTTTATTatcatatgaatttttttacttttgttaccTCAATATTACATTACCTGAGGATTAATCTCTGCAAACACATCATTTAGTACTTGCAGTAACTGTAGTGGTTGAAGAGaatcaaaactgaaagaaaaatttcatCTATCATCAAattaaataatggtaatagaacTGAagggagtccaattcggtctgtaatcatatgaGTGATAAACAAAATCGGACAACGGCAGAGTAGGACTCTGATTTGATTAATCACGAGCATGATTACAGACTAAATTGGATAACaagaagttctgttaccaattaattaTAACTgcaacaaaatttgtgatattttaggttttttaaaatcaaaaccaaagaaattcaaagaattttttttgcaagcaatgaaaaaaaaaagccatttaagcgtgCATGCGATGGCACGTACCCTCAAACTTCCCTCAAACTAAATTACTTATGcatgaagcctgaaaaaaattcaggacttcaacgggatttgaaACCATGACCTCacgataccggtgcgatgctctaaccaactaagctatgaagccactgttGTTGGGAGCCAGTCAATTATGTGTTCATACGTTCCCGTAAAAGAGATGAGTGTGACaaatgtatatgaaataaatcatatatgagaaaTATATAACTGCTGGGATCATTCTTCGTTTggttctcatatatgatttatttcatataaatttgTCACATATGTAATTTAAAATCACTGGCAATAAATTCCAAAATTGTATGAGCTCACAAGTCATATATTCGCCTTGAAATTCTCAGTATCatgaaaaaagtgaaatgtATACCTTATCAGATTATAATTCCTCTTGAAAGGCTCCTTATTCAGTTCGTCGACGATGTATTTCAGCTGTTCACTCATGTTGGC is a window from the Porites lutea chromosome 10, jaPorLute2.1, whole genome shotgun sequence genome containing:
- the LOC140949867 gene encoding intraflagellar transport protein 81 homolog; the protein is MSEQLKYIVDELNKEPFKRNYNLISFDSLQPLQLLQVLNDVFAEINPQHKIDLRDEDPEQMAKRMFTFLRILKFKPKTEAGSLSAFRNGLIQGDKLVVYPILQWLFENLAELKKRAYLARYLVKLDVPPDQLADQELYELHENYLEMMEQFKELHKTVEQLRTSGLSTGEMKKDIVNMEDEKEQLHKRIDRMQKKVENVRNYEKMLQAARTLRVEREKEHALAQQKLEQKNQFVHSEQRYQRMQQQLKDLRAQGVGTTGADLIKRLEEENKVNMYLCQEKLPKELEGKKKYAKDLQKVADEPAMGQNDIDELNKRIKQLSAEINSLIEKRMVRNDPIDDKLSLFRQQASIIARKKEAAAEKLQEAMDEVSSAEADYRKKKELLKESEGSEVLKGDEFKRYVNKLRGKSTVYKKKRQELAELRAEYGVLARTEEILKAKDDTFQQQMANLEAKKGVSGFHETQEQLENVSTKKSELDEQKGKTLEDISELVRQLNATIADKKSSLAPIIKELRPMRQKCQEMTGEYEEKKAAYENLAAGLESNMSKLEQEVRVLREEITHEEGRYHYLHCMLKVLEVQQKRIDDELKAYRSADTTDRKKSFREQFTKKIQEQENLGKSLRDRQKAVRENQAPNMKQMKMWSDLAKLLECKRNCMLKQDQENQSGAATLTHQGQDGENLLVL
- the LOC140949868 gene encoding UBX domain-containing protein 7-like, encoding MAARSKIPASLVDQFVSVTGATKAIAKSLLEACNGNLEMAVEMHLDSCEDPQSQATSSNCSAHESTAAGFPSRGTDDGDVRAPIPQTRGILVEPYQAYPTRRRQAKSVFDAFRDFQAEARQQEAASNPSISRGKKKTLHDLFRPPIDLLHKGTFDTAKIDGQEHNKWLLVNVQDVQEFPCQQLNRDVWSNEAVRNVIKENFVLWQVYRDSNEGERFIQFYHVNSYPYLAVLDPRTGEKMVEWGFMDAQVFCDCAAAFLLEHPSLEGETPPAKKRRSESILDASEDSQLRAAIAASLACTTSKKETESSSDDDDDDYEDLEFSGSDSDLSPQKKVAKTSVTSNVKKEVKRGINFDEASEKEASDKEIKSPQTELLNSNTKDEISKEDSPKISNNTAERNEVQVGEDDSKKEDKSDSDNQRTQQQAGPMCSIMVRFPNGSRTHISLSAEASLKDLVLMVQKEGYPNERYELVTNFPRRKLTSLDFATTLKSAGLFPQETVFVQER